Below is a window of Rhipicephalus sanguineus isolate Rsan-2018 chromosome 9, BIME_Rsan_1.4, whole genome shotgun sequence DNA.
acgaatgacagggggcgccgctctggcattcccgttttacccaggcgacgtgtaaagtttgtggagagtactcgttgagtgcggacgtctcttctccttcggcgcatcgcgccaaacagcgtgttcgggctggccggcgtccccaccggtcgcgttggtcaccgccggtcttcgcctgccgctgcgccgggactaccagcccgcaacacagcactcatgtttcccgacgtattgccagatggcccatatctcacgcagcgcctcttctatcgtctttagacgacatttgcagcgaagcacgcagatacgcggcctattttttttttttataccgttgctttcggaaataaacaatcagttgaaagttagcgcctgtcctgttgtctcttcctcgtccgtgtgtgttagcgctatgccccattctgaagcatataaccaactagcccaaaaatccacgttgacAAACTTTGATTCTGCTCGCATGTGCACAATTATGGAATCTACTCCGTTTAGACAGAAGTAAAATTCaaggttaattggtgtattcatatgggaggtagtggccaggtactgcaccagggtggccaatcttTTTCTGGTGAGCATGGGAGCATGTGTTTCTAGCAGGCTGTAGTCACTGGTGTGAGGCCGCACCCCAGGCCTCTTTATGGAATTCTATCAACACGTGGATGTAGCGTGAAAGAAAGATAAGCGCTtgccattaagagtaacagactagattccaagagaaggcaagcacaCAAGGGGGATAAGTGGgcagacgagattaagaagtttgcagccGTGGGAAGCACAAGACTGGGTTAATTGGCAAAAcattggagaggcctttgctctgcagtgggcgtagtcaggctgatgatgatgaacattCAAGGTTTTTTTTAGCACTATGTGACACTCGGAAGTCTTTTATGGCCTTGAATATGGCAGCTTCACATTCAAGGGTTTCAGGACCACTATGAATGCtggtatttttgtttatttttttttttttccttaaaggaAGAATGTTACGCAGCATTTGCATTCCTCTTTTATAGTTCATAGAACTAAACTGCAGGGCTTTGTGAACAAAGACGGGGTCTATCACATGGTCATGTGACGATTACTGCTTGTCAGGAGGTGGCCTCTTTTTTTCTGTATCGAGCCTGTATCCACACTCTGTACATGCGCAACAACTTTCCACGGTTGACCTGCAGCCTTCGGTCTAGGTGGTTCTGCTCCTCTTCGAAGCCGCTCTTGGCAAACATCTCCGTCAATTCATCTGGAaatgtccagaaaaaaaaaaaaaaaaacgaaaagaaaacttcAACAAAGCAGGATCACCATGCGACAATGACTCCTCCTTCTAGTCTATATTTTTTGAATCCCCATCCTTTTCTCTCTGGTACTCTCCAATGTTGCAATCACAAGATGTTTCAGTGCTTTCAGTGATGCATACGTAGTCATGGCCATATGAGGGAGGGGAGCATAGCGGAAGTTAATTACTGTTTCATTGATATGTATGGATGAGTACATAAGGGAAATTAATAAAGATAACTTGTCAATGGTAGGAGATGAACTTGCATCTTCTGCATTATGCACTTGGTGCTTCACTGATTCAGCTACTGCGGCTGCCATTCTCCTGCCcaatttcttgtgttttgtgTATGCACACAAGATTAGCCCCTACAGTGTTGGCCAGTACCACTCATGGACATGGCAGTGGAAGGGGAAGATCCTTTTAAATGCGGGTGTCATGTAGTATTTGATATTCGGAGTAGGCAACTGGCCGACAAACAGTGATGCATTACAGGGAAGTTATGCTAGCCTTATCTAGTCCTTGCTTTCTTCCGGTattatacagtcaactgccgatttttcggacgcccgattttccggacatgctcgaaaattcggacactatcgcggcaccgtcaccagccccatagacgtcaatgtataagaacgtccgaaatttcggacgctgaaactcttcggtgtccgatttttcggactttctgcccgaattgtgggtccgaaaggcattaattggagccctcacctctgccgcgtcaatcatctcttaggtttgaaccagcgcgtacgcgagtcgatctgtgtgcgacagtagcagagtccgaaagtcagcgttgccgcaatgccgaagcgttatggggtgaagcagaccagaaattcaaaggggccgttatcgcggcgccgtgcggcgatgttacggataagcagcggaaatgcacggaggcgtgatggcggcagctggcaaacgcgccggtacgacttaatcgctgataacccttacgataagcatcttcagttaactgctcggtagtgcacgtggcctagcgcagttgcatgcgtactgcacgcatttgataggcgagagcccaaatgcgccgcgccgccattcctgctgcctctttgtgcgagaccgctaagtgcgccgcatagacgcgtagccttcgcggacgaaaccagctcgccattgccgcgcccgtgtgcggtcaagaactaagtgcgcatcacgaaccctttcatgataaatgcgtgcgtacgatacagcaacagtaaagtgacggcgtcagtttagttggcgatgtactgcacacaactagaaacgatcggcttgatacggcagcaaatgctgcgtatcagaggcgattcggcgatgtgtgtgcgcacacgcatcggggaatgccggacgagtcgtccgctcttccgccacagtctttgcgttccgcgtcatcgtttagaaacgcttcatgcgagatagccgtaatctattcctcgctttgctgttatcagcggcgctcatcacgagatgtaaaagtggcggttggcacgtacgtagttaagcggggttcgcggcaggtaccgaatgtatttgcgagagcctgggcgcgcactaaaatgcatgataattgtactgggaggcattaaagctatttcggacgtggctgtggcgatttgaccgcttaagcggaataaaaaagcatgaatttgttttttcggactgcccgatttttcggacgatttcgcggtccctagggagtccgtaaatcggcagttgactgtaactTCATGTTAAGCAGTAAACAAAGTATCATGTAGTCTGCTTTAAAAATGTCCCATAACTCCTTAAAATGTGTTACTTCATCCTCATACAATGTTTTGCAGAAATACTGATGGCGTTGAAGACTAGTGTAATGGACATCTACTGTTCTTATAGAACTAATCTTTAAGAGTTAAATATTGGTGAAGCAATCATTTCATAAGGGGCTTTTTCGGTTTCATCTGTATAAACATGGAAATAAAAGTCGGTGTGTGTTGAAACATTCTTGTAGCGTTAGAGTGCTCCCTTAAGCAAACCGGAATTCAAACAATACTCGCTAATGTGCCTCTGTTCTTAATCGTACTTGCGAAGTTTAAGCCGGCTAAGCAGGTTGACCAAAGGAACACTGTCTGTGGTCTGACATGTGTACGCCGTTAATTCTCTCTGTCACTGTCACGATTTACTCTCAAAGGAAACCTGAGATTGTCACCTTGAGTGAAGAAGTACACCCTGGTTCCATCGCCGCGAGCGTAGAAGTTGTCCTCGATGCACCGGCCATTCTTGAATCTGAGCTGTGCCATGTCGTAGCGGCCGTAGTCTCTGAAGATCACCTTTCCTCCAGGCTTCAGATATCGAGCCACTGAGTCGATGACGTGTTGCATCCTAGAGATTAATGCAAAGAATAAATGACCAAAAACAAGTCTTGCAACAGTGAGGGCTGCACGCTGCTTTGAGTACAGTCAAGTGTGTTTATCAGACAGGGCCTGGGAGTTCAAAATAATACACTTAGTTATTTGGGTCACTTTGCTGTAAAAGTCGTGCATCATGACACTCGCAATGTAGCAGGGACATAAGGAACCCTTCGTTCCACGAGTCATTTTGTTGTAGAGGCATTTGACTATATAGCTGAAATAATAAAACATGCGGTACTCCAAAGCATATTCAGAATCAGTCACATTTGTTAGACTACTAGCATAAGACAGCACACAGATAAAAATATAGAAGCAGGTCTGAGAGCAGAATCCTATCGAAAGTAAAAGCACCAAAACAGTATATAGCACGCTTGGTTGTATTAAAAAACtgtagggatgggtgaatagtgGATTTGATGTCGGAAGCAAATAACGATTTGgctgaataatttcgaatcgaattgtTTGAATAGTGTACatcgcatattataaagaaaaattagcatttttcTCATGGCCCGACTAATTTAcacaatttttttaaagaatTAGAACTCATGTAGGCACAGCATTTTGTGAAATTTAAAATTGTTAACTGGTGAATTTTATTCACAAAtctcacacttttttttttttttactgcattcACAAGTTTTCAAGCAAAAATACCAGCTGCTCCATATGGTCTGGGAGCAGCAGTTCCCGCCAGCTGCTGACCACATTCCCTGCTGTTGAAAACAGCCTCTCACTCCTTGCCTGTGTGGCAGGAATCGAGAGGTACTTTTGTGCCACCTTGGCCAGTGCTGGGTACAGTCGGCTGCCATGGGTCTTCCCCACCACTCCAAAGGGTTTTCTGACCGGGGAAGCACAGGGGTGCCCAAGTATTCTGCCACTTGAGAAGGGACACTTTTGTGCGCGTTGTCTTGCAGTACATTAGAggttaatgaagaaaaaaacactcCAAAGAGTGTTAGCTGGAGGCTTCTCTATGGCTGGGCAGACATGTGCCCGGGCACAATCGTTTTGGGCTGGCATTAGCTCATTTGCTGCAGCTGCAAGTGTGGCTTTTGCCCACTTTTTTTGACTGTCTTCAGTGTAGCAAATGTCTTTGTAGCAAGGGTCAACTAGCATCACATTTGCCGGAACATTTGCCATTTTAAAGCCAGGGAACCTTGTGGAAAAACTGCGCAGAAGGCTCCTTGCAAACGATGCCGCTTCCTCGCCTTCAGACACATGCTCATGTGGCACCACTTGGGTACAATGCATGAGAGGTATCACTTGGGAAAGCGAGAGATAGCGATCCGCACACAGCTCTGTCGTTGCTTGGTCCAGAGGCTGCAACACTTTTACGGTCGCAGCCATTAATTTCCATTCTCTGGAGCTTAAGTTGTCCACATCAGAATCGCAAAGTTCAACTGAAATTGGGGCACGAAGTCCGGCGAGTCTCTCCATCATGGCGTACTCGCTGTTCCAGCGTGTGAGAACATCATGAATCACTTCATGCTGGGCCATGTGCATGTCCTTTTGTATGTCCATAAGCCGTGCACGCGCACACGCGCTTCTTTTGTAGCGATCTACAATCGATCGACATTTCGCACAAAGCTGGGAAAAACATGCCACTTCTCTTTTGGCGTCATTTATGCACAGCTGCAGGGTATGTGCAAAGCAGAGAAGTCCTGACCAGTTGCATTTGGCAACAGCTGAAACAAAGTTCCTGCCGTTGTCGGTAATGACAAAAGTTGGGATGTTGTCGGGCAGACCCCTCTCTTTGATCACGTCTCGGAGAAACTGAACTATGTTTTCTCCAGTATGCTCCTGCAGCATTGGTTTGCAGGCGAGGGCGTATGCGTGCTGCGTAAAGTCGCGATCCATCATGTGGGCCGTAACACACGTAGCCGTCACCGGCCCTCGATGTCCACCCATCCGTTGTTAAAGTGAAGCACTCAGCACCACCATCATCAAATACGGCCCTAATGCGCTTCTTCAATTCATCTTCTTTGGCCGTGTACAAATTCGGAATGACCGTTCGTGAAAAGGTCTTCCGCGACGGAACGACATACTCCAGAATTGCGCAGCGCATCATCTCGATGAAGCTTGGTTCCTCGGCCACGCTGTACGGCTTCAGGTCACGGGCAATGAATGCTGCAATCTTCTTCGTCATCTCTTGCGCTTTTACCGATGACGGCTGAAGTGTCGGCTTAAACAAGTTGGTCACGGTCGCCTGCGATGACAGCCCCTTTggttcacttttcttttttggaAAACTGTAAAGTTGATGCAATTTCGAGTACTCTTTGTACTTGCCTGGGTGTCTCTTCAAGTGGCTGACAAGTGTCGTTGTGGTACCAGAAGGCGTCTTCAAAACAACTCCACAAGTCTCGCACTGCGCTTCGCCTCCAGCAGGCACTTTCAGGAAAAAGTACCATATCTGATTCGTGCACGCGCGCTTACCGGACACGGGCACGGTCGACGCCACCTTCAACTAGGGCGAGATAAGCCAACATGTCTAAGCACGACTGAAGTTCGAGGAACACAGACGTATTTCCGGCTCCTTAATGCACAATGTATGGGCCTTTGAGATTTATGGATGTGTGGCAGCCGTGACGTGTAAAGCATAGCCTCAGGGATTTGTATTTGTACCGGCCGTCTGTGGCTTTTGCGGCCTATTCAAAAGCGCCGAATAATTCGAAAATATTCgtaaccgtaactggactttcacaatgcgagaagacagcgagtaatcattactgtagtcgatgcgtacatgcgccgcgttacttaccgatacAGGTAGTCGAAATGATCGAAAGCGATGACctcagccaaaatagaaggcgagacagcgctgtcagctatccacacttgccgcctttatttctcgtgcgacacgcccgggaaacgatacagtttcacacgtgaatcgtgtgccttggtgtggtCTGCattgttgtggcaggccactaaaccgcaatacttcggacctcgcttgcgcttccgcgaggTCGTTTCTGCCATCGccgaaatgcgcagcttcgcacagcaagcctctcggttcaacgtgccgagctgacagCCCCCCAGTTACCCACACCGACGGAacaacgcgtgcgcacgtgcgctaccgctaccgtgaaaggggctgagtcagcCGTGCATGCAATCCAGAGCTTTCCAACAGAGCCGcagcgccgcaaacttgagcttgggtttcctATATCAGTCGAAATGGCGCACGAAATGAAAAAATATGCGCCATAGCTttgtgcgagcgcttgtgtgtgtgtgtgtgtgttgtctctTCGTGGTTGACTGTGCATTTTACTTCAAGAATTCAAGTGGAACAACAACACTGCAAAATACGCTTGATGGCATCAGAAGTTTGAATGAATTTAACACGATGGCTGCTGCATGCGCTTCCACAACCGTTGTTGTGCTTCACTGTAACAGCTTTTTACTTAAAGTAGTTGTGCAACTTAGTGTTACTTGCCTGTCGGGGCTGATGGCGCTAAGGACGAAAATGAGCATTACGTAGTCCAAGCTTTCCTCCGGGAAAGGCACCTCCCACGTCTTGGTCACGTCACAGACAAAAGCGTGGCACCGCTTTTCATCGTAGTCCTTGTGTTCCTAGGCAGTTTAGAATAGAAAACAGAGCACTGTGTGTAATTGTTAGAGTAGCAATTCGTCTCAGCCACGGCAATGACAAAAAAGACTGCTGTTTTTCGCTAGCAGCACGCGTAGCCTTCTTCAAAAGAAGGCTAAGCTACTGACTGCGTGCATGGTCACAGATTTCATTGGGAAGCTACAGTGTAAATGAATGTGTATCGTTACGCCAGGGCACTGCAATGGATAGCAAATGCATGAAACATTATTGGAAGCTGAGTGAATCATGATTTGCTAGCTTTGCCTGTGAATAGTAAAGTACAGTGTACTAGTAGACACGGAATGCGAGAATTGTTTGCAGGAGTGAAAAACAGTGTGGCTGATTAGGCTCTAAAAGTTTCACATTTGAAAGAACTTCACTTAAAGAGTAAGGCATGGGCAATTTGATATGAAACTGTAATGGCAGCTTGGTGTAAGTGGACGCTAAACGTGACTGGCTCTGCTGCTGTGAATGAACTACATTTTTGTCAGATATACTATATGCAAATGTTGAAAGTGATATACCACATGGTGTAGTCAGAGTCTTTATTTAAATACTACATGAACAAATCATTGAGATCACTGAATGGTTTCTGGCAGTTTATTCGGGGACCAATTTTTTTCTAAACGTATCTGCAAAGGTTTCTAGcggatgaatattaaaaatgtgcATAGTTACCTTCAGAACAGAAACTGCTGTAGGCGAGAAGTCACAGCCATACACAAACAAGCCAGGGTCCCTGTACATGCAACAAAAAAATGGTTTACAATTCTTCATTCCAAGGCTAGTTGTCTGTAAGATAGCACCAGTACTGCGAGACTGAGTACACATGAACATAGTTATCAGCTATCCTATGACGCGAATCTTCCAAGTATTGATAAGTAAACAAACTTAGCAGGTGATGGCTATGCAGAGCCTCGACTCTACAGTTGATCAAAATACAGTGATGGTGGTGTTTCAGAAACCACAAAAAGGCTAACTGCTTCAAGCTTCCCCAATGAAGATGTGTGTACTGAAGGAATTTGTACAAGGTTGTGCAATTGTCCTAAATGCCTTTCCATACAGGAGTTCGTATGCTAGTAATGCTGACTGACCTGTTCACTTCCAGTATGGGGAACACTGTATTTCCCACACCACAGCCAAtctggaaacaaagaaaaaaatatggcttcATTAACTTGTCAATCAGCTTGCCATACGACATGGCGATTTAGTGAAAGTTTATACACATATTGGTCCAAAAAAGGCCTACGAGAGCTCCTGATAAACTAGCCAAGATATTGCATTACAAGATGCATTTGTGTGTGGCGCAGgtactaaagcaaaaaaaaaaatcttgtagaATATATCCCAACAAATTATGTGCACCGTGGTTTATTATAATCGCAGCAACGAGAGATCAGGAAATCATAAAGTTAGTCTGGCAAGGGGGCACTGTTTTTCCAGTGCCAAGCAACTTACCCCTTCCCCTCTTTTAGGCTATCATACTTTGAAAGATTTGTATGCTGATAGGCCAAGAGGCAGGGTTCCTAAAAACAGAGTGCATGTACCCCACACTAAGGCACTGAAAACCATACAGTATTTGGTGAGTTTACAAGATACTATTGCATGTTGATGCTACAAAATGTTGCCATGAATACATGACTATAGCCGTGGGGTGTTTTCACAATTGGTTGCTTTGGTGCATGTGGATTGGCTGAATCAACAATTAAGATGCTCATAACTTCACTAAGTGAAACCTTTCCATGCCAGGCAAAAGCTTTTACAGTCCAAGAGATGACACAATGTCAGTGCATGTTGACTATAGCTGTCCTAAAGGTCCCGATTTCAATGGACATGCTCGCAGAAGTACCTGCCGGTGGGTTAGTCGGTTTATACTGTGCAGTGGCATAGCCGGGGGTGGCACACAGAGCACatgccgtcccccccccccccttctcccgatatttctttctgccatgggacacagagcacaaaattctgcccagcccccacttcagatcaaaaccgtgccccccccccccctcgcccactttcgaaagaaatttctgcctacgccactgatacTGTGTACTGACCATAAAACTATGGCCAGTATGCAGACATGTTCACCGAACATACACACTGATTCTGTTGAAGTTACTATGTCTGTATTCACTGGCTTGCTACTGTTTAATAGTCTTTAGGCAAATCAGCGCATTTTTGTGTCTCCTTCAGGTCCTTGTTTTTTTCGCACTGTTATTCATTCACTAGGAGTCGAAACCAACTAAACCACAAACACCCTAACACTGCGTCTTCTCCTGCGTTGGTTTGTGTGGAGAAAGCATACTAAGTTAATGTGGTGTGTTTGGTGGCCTTTTGCTTCAGTGCTATGCAAGTTGATATGGTTGCAAAAATGCAGATTGCATTGACAAACCTCGAGAATCCTTAGTGAAGCTGCCTTGCCTGGGTATTCCTCCGTGTCGTCATCCTGCGGTGCATCCTTTGCAGGAGCGTTTCTGGGCAGCAGCTCGGGAAACTCCACAAACAGCCAGTGCCGGTCCTTGAAGAATCGGTTGCTGTGAATGCCGTAGAACTTGTCCCAGTATTGTGCTGCTTCAGCTTCGTATTGGTCTGTCAAGGAACGTGAAACGTATCAGTTTCTGAGCTTTTTGAAGATGAGTAATGGCTCCTACCCCTGACGGCTGGTTCCACTCTGACGACCGAGTTCTCGTCCACCTTTTGTTTGGCGGCGTTCAGCTGTTCTTCGGTCCAGGAAACGTCGTCCCTGTGTGAGCATTGTTTAGATCTATGTAGCACAAGGCATCAGACTAGTCGCATTTGTAGGACTACGCAACAGCACATTGTGGTGTGTACTTTTATCCTCATCTGTTGACATTGAAACATCACCCGAGCTTGTGTAACAACGCCCCCTACATACTGCAGTGGCTGGTGCAAAAGCAAGAGTCGTGTGTTCTTGGGAATTCCGGGCCTGTCTAACACTACTTGTTCAgtattcttttgtttttcttctttttctttgtttctgaagATATGCGGACAAGGAAGATGAGA
It encodes the following:
- the LOC119404963 gene encoding tRNA N(3)-methylcytidine methyltransferase METTL2; protein product: MSESDKRPQFGQRYLKDDSRVFEHNAWDDVSWTEEQLNAAKQKVDENSVVRVEPAVRDQYEAEAAQYWDKFYGIHSNRFFKDRHWLFVEFPELLPRNAPAKDAPQDDDTEEYPGKAASLRILEIGCGVGNTVFPILEVNRDPGLFVYGCDFSPTAVSVLKEHKDYDEKRCHAFVCDVTKTWEVPFPEESLDYVMLIFVLSAISPDRMQHVIDSVARYLKPGGKVIFRDYGRYDMAQLRFKNGRCIEDNFYARGDGTRVYFFTQDELTEMFAKSGFEEEQNHLDRRLQVNRGKLLRMYRVWIQARYRKKEATS
- the LOC125759819 gene encoding zinc finger BED domain-containing protein 4-like, with the translated sequence MGGHRGPVTATCVTAHMMDRDFTQHAYALACKPMLQEHTGENIVQFLRDVIKERGLPDNIPTFVITDNGRNFVSAVAKCNWSGLLCFAHTLQLCINDAKREVACFSQLCAKCRSIVDRYKRSACARARLMDIQKDMHMAQHEVIHDVLTRWNSEYAMMERLAGLRAPISVELCDSDVDNLSSREWKLMAATVKVLQPLDQATTELCADRYLSLSQVIPLMHCTQVVPHEHVSEGEEAASFARSLLRSFSTRFPGFKMANVPANVMLVDPCYKDICYTEDSQKKWAKATLAAAANELMPAQNDCARAHVCPAIEKPPANTLWSVFFFINL